A stretch of the Hyalangium minutum genome encodes the following:
- a CDS encoding polysaccharide deacetylase family protein: protein MLAPVLMVMLLGAAPPPPAGRPLLITVDDLPVAAISLHPNPAERERITRGLLAVLKKHHIQAVGLVNGSHLKEPEQTRLLDLWLADGHELGNHSYSHPSLTQKSAEDFIADVEQERALLAKHLASRGKTLRFFRFPFLREGETLEKLRAVRAYLAESKQRALPVTIDNQDWSFEQPFIQGKPVSEEYQEALHVAVRTAEARGDKRVGGVSPQILLLHANAVGAAEWDRLFTWLEQTGHRFATADEVLAHPIFSEPHEFIGTHGPSLWDRLIDKKVRQDTEAAVHALLRKQAEAWNQGDLEAFCSVYAEDAAFLSPTGLTRGRAQVLARYRQRYPDRKALGTLSFEFLETRLAKGIEYSAFGDALASRVHGVSVVARWTLAYPDKAPATGLTLLVLHRRSDGWEIVEDASM from the coding sequence ATGCTTGCCCCTGTCCTGATGGTCATGCTGCTCGGAGCCGCTCCCCCTCCCCCGGCGGGACGCCCGCTGCTCATCACCGTGGATGACCTCCCCGTCGCCGCCATCTCCCTCCACCCAAACCCCGCCGAGCGCGAGCGCATCACCCGAGGGCTGCTGGCCGTCCTGAAGAAGCACCACATTCAGGCCGTGGGGCTGGTGAACGGCTCTCATCTGAAGGAGCCGGAACAAACGCGGTTGCTCGACCTCTGGCTCGCGGACGGACACGAGCTGGGCAACCACTCGTACTCGCACCCGTCCCTCACCCAGAAGAGCGCGGAGGACTTCATCGCCGACGTCGAGCAGGAGCGCGCCCTGCTGGCAAAGCACCTGGCCTCGCGAGGCAAGACGCTGCGCTTCTTCCGCTTTCCCTTCCTTCGCGAGGGCGAGACGCTCGAGAAGCTGCGGGCCGTCCGGGCCTACCTTGCCGAGTCGAAGCAGCGGGCACTGCCCGTCACCATCGACAACCAGGACTGGTCCTTCGAGCAGCCCTTCATCCAGGGCAAGCCCGTGTCGGAGGAGTACCAGGAGGCCCTGCACGTCGCGGTGCGCACCGCCGAGGCCCGCGGGGACAAGCGGGTAGGCGGGGTGTCGCCGCAGATCCTCCTGCTGCACGCCAACGCGGTGGGCGCCGCGGAGTGGGATCGCCTCTTCACGTGGCTGGAGCAGACGGGGCACCGCTTCGCCACCGCCGACGAGGTGCTCGCCCACCCCATCTTCTCCGAGCCACACGAGTTCATCGGCACGCACGGGCCCTCGCTGTGGGATCGGCTCATCGACAAGAAGGTGCGCCAGGACACGGAGGCCGCCGTCCACGCCCTGCTTCGCAAGCAGGCCGAGGCCTGGAACCAGGGAGACCTGGAGGCCTTCTGCTCGGTGTACGCCGAGGACGCGGCCTTCCTCTCGCCCACGGGGCTGACGCGCGGGCGAGCCCAGGTGCTCGCGCGCTACCGCCAGCGCTACCCTGACCGCAAGGCGCTGGGGACGCTCTCCTTCGAGTTCCTGGAGACCCGGCTGGCCAAGGGCATCGAGTACTCCGCCTTCGGCGACGCGCTCGCCTCGCGGGTGCATGGCGTGAGCGTGGTGGCGCGGTGGACCCTGGCCTACCCGGACAAGGCACCGGCCACGGGCCTCACGCTGCTGGTCCTGCACCGGCGAAGCGATGGATGGGAGATCGTCGAGGACGCTTCCATGTAA